A stretch of Oncorhynchus gorbuscha isolate QuinsamMale2020 ecotype Even-year linkage group LG24, OgorEven_v1.0, whole genome shotgun sequence DNA encodes these proteins:
- the LOC124012695 gene encoding CDGSH iron-sulfur domain-containing protein 2A, with translation MVLETISRIIKIQLPAYLKKLPLPETIGGFARLTVSDWLRLLPLLGILALLGYLTIRPFLPKKKKQKDSLINLKIQKENPKVVNEIDIEDLKRTNVCYCRCWRSKTFPVCDKSHIKHNELTGDNVGPLILKKKIL, from the exons ATGGTTTTAGAAACGATTTCAAGGATCATAAAAATCCAGCTTCCAGCCTACCTCAAGAAGCTCCCCCTTCCCGAAACGATTGGAGGATTTGCGAGGTTAACAG tctcTGACTGGCTCCGGTTGCTGCCTCTCCTGGGAATCTTGGCCCTGCTGGGCTACCTCACCATCAGGCCCTTCCTGcccaagaagaagaagcagaaggacAGCCTGATCAACCTGAAGATCCAGAAGGAGAACCCCAAAGTGGTCAACGAGATCGATATTGAGGACTTGAAGAGAACAAACGTCTGCTACTGCCGCTGTTGGCGCTCCAAAACG TTTCCTGTTTGTGACAAATCACACATAAAGCACAACGAGTTGACTGGAGACAACGTGGGGCCTCTCATACTCAAGAAGAAGATATTATAA